The following are from one region of the Halomonas qaidamensis genome:
- the ppsA gene encoding phosphoenolpyruvate synthase: protein MEEYILWFDQLGMADVERVGGKNASLGEMISNLSGVGVTVPGGFATTAHAYREFLSHEGLNDRINATLARLDVDDVKALAEAGKTIRQWVIDTPLPPAFENALRDAYEQLQAKHPSLKVAVRSSATAEDLPDASFAGQQETFLNIEGFNNIKQAVHEVFASLFNDRAISYRVHRGYAHENVALSAGVQKMVRSETGASGVMFTLDTESGYRDAVFVTASWGLGETVVQGAVNPDEFYVHKPTLEAGRPAVLRRTLGSKLIKMIYGQDASAGKSVETVDVPLKDRGRFCINDEQIMDLARQAITIEKHYQRPMDIEWALDGDDGQLYIVQARPETVVSQQEGGKLERFHLREKGRTLITGRAIGQRIGRGTVKTVLSPEEMDKVQEGDILVTDMTDPDWEPIMKRASAIVTNRGGRTCHAAIIARELGIPAVVGCGDATTQLKEGMDVTVSCAEGDTGHVYEGLLAFDCKVSSVDAMPEIPFKIMMNVGNPDRAFGFAGLPHAGVGLARLEFIINRMIGVHPKALLDYDTLPADLQQVIDLRTAGYDDPVSFYVDKLVEGISTLAAAFHPQRVIVRLSDFKSNEYENLIGGKLYEPGEENPMLGFRGASRYISDAFRPCFELECRALKRVREEMGFDNVEIMVPFVRTTDEAREVVELLAANGLPRGGESHPDGLKVIMMCELPANALLADEFLEYFDGFSIGSNDLTQLTLGLDRDSGIVAHLFDERNPAVKKLLAMAIKACKAQGKYVGICGQGPSDHPDLAKWLMEQGIDSVSLNPDAVLETWFMLAGETIE from the coding sequence GTGGAAGAGTACATTCTATGGTTCGATCAGCTAGGTATGGCAGACGTCGAACGCGTGGGTGGTAAAAACGCTTCGCTTGGCGAAATGATATCGAATTTGTCGGGTGTCGGTGTGACAGTGCCAGGTGGTTTTGCCACGACGGCTCATGCCTATCGTGAATTTCTCTCTCACGAAGGGTTAAATGATCGTATCAATGCCACCCTTGCTCGCCTTGATGTCGATGATGTTAAAGCGTTGGCCGAGGCTGGAAAAACCATCCGCCAATGGGTTATTGATACCCCACTTCCCCCTGCATTTGAAAACGCGCTACGTGATGCCTATGAGCAGCTTCAAGCCAAACATCCTAGCTTGAAAGTTGCCGTACGCAGCTCGGCAACAGCAGAAGACTTGCCCGATGCATCTTTTGCAGGGCAGCAGGAAACGTTCCTAAACATCGAAGGCTTTAACAATATTAAGCAAGCGGTGCACGAAGTGTTCGCCTCGCTGTTTAATGACCGTGCGATCTCCTATCGCGTTCACCGCGGCTATGCCCATGAAAATGTAGCGCTGTCGGCGGGTGTGCAGAAGATGGTTCGTTCCGAGACCGGTGCCTCCGGGGTCATGTTTACTTTGGATACAGAGTCTGGTTACCGCGATGCGGTGTTTGTAACCGCTTCGTGGGGGCTTGGCGAAACGGTTGTTCAGGGGGCTGTTAATCCTGACGAGTTTTATGTGCACAAGCCCACGCTTGAAGCGGGCCGCCCTGCGGTACTGCGTCGCACACTGGGCTCTAAGTTGATCAAAATGATCTACGGCCAAGACGCCAGTGCCGGTAAGTCGGTTGAAACTGTTGACGTGCCACTCAAAGATCGTGGTCGGTTCTGTATTAACGATGAACAGATTATGGATCTCGCGCGGCAAGCCATAACCATTGAAAAGCACTATCAGCGCCCGATGGATATTGAGTGGGCGCTAGATGGCGACGATGGTCAGCTTTACATCGTTCAAGCTCGCCCTGAAACCGTTGTTTCTCAACAAGAAGGCGGTAAATTAGAACGCTTTCACCTGCGTGAGAAAGGACGCACACTGATCACTGGACGGGCGATTGGTCAGCGTATTGGGCGTGGTACGGTAAAAACAGTGCTAAGTCCTGAAGAAATGGACAAGGTTCAAGAGGGTGATATTCTGGTGACCGACATGACCGATCCCGATTGGGAGCCGATCATGAAGCGTGCGTCAGCGATTGTAACAAACCGCGGTGGACGAACCTGTCATGCCGCCATCATTGCCCGAGAATTAGGCATTCCCGCAGTGGTAGGGTGTGGTGATGCGACCACTCAGCTCAAAGAAGGCATGGATGTCACGGTGTCTTGTGCTGAAGGTGATACTGGGCACGTCTATGAAGGGCTTTTGGCATTTGATTGTAAGGTGTCAAGTGTTGATGCAATGCCTGAGATCCCCTTTAAAATTATGATGAATGTGGGTAATCCGGATCGTGCCTTTGGCTTTGCTGGTTTGCCCCATGCGGGGGTTGGTCTCGCCAGGTTGGAATTCATCATCAACCGTATGATTGGTGTGCATCCTAAAGCGCTGTTGGATTACGACACGCTGCCTGCCGATCTGCAGCAAGTTATCGATTTACGCACCGCCGGTTACGATGATCCAGTCAGCTTCTATGTTGATAAGCTGGTCGAAGGTATTTCAACACTGGCTGCTGCTTTTCACCCCCAGCGAGTGATCGTAAGGCTTTCTGATTTTAAATCAAATGAGTACGAAAACCTTATTGGTGGCAAACTCTACGAACCCGGTGAAGAGAACCCAATGCTTGGTTTCAGGGGGGCTTCTCGTTATATCTCAGATGCCTTTAGACCCTGTTTTGAGCTTGAGTGCCGAGCGCTTAAGCGGGTTCGTGAAGAAATGGGCTTTGATAACGTTGAAATCATGGTGCCCTTTGTTCGCACCACCGATGAAGCGCGCGAGGTAGTCGAGTTGTTGGCTGCTAATGGCTTGCCGCGGGGCGGTGAGTCTCATCCTGATGGCTTAAAAGTTATCATGATGTGTGAGCTGCCAGCTAATGCGCTACTGGCTGATGAGTTCCTTGAGTACTTTGATGGTTTCTCTATTGGCTCTAACGATTTGACCCAGCTAACACTTGGACTTGATCGTGACTCAGGTATCGTTGCGCACCTGTTTGATGAGCGAAATCCAGCAGTGAAAAAGCTGTTAGCCATGGCCATTAAGGCATGCAAAGCACAAGGCAAGTATGTTGGTATTTGTGGCCAAGGCCCTTCTGATCATCCGGATTTGGCCAAGTGGTTAATGGAGCAGGGAATTGATTCTGTCTCTTTAAACCCAGATGCAGTGCTTGAAACTTGGTTTATGCTGGCAGGTGAAACCATTGAATAA
- the rraA gene encoding ribonuclease E activity regulator RraA has protein sequence MTTTPPVVTPDLCDAYPDVTVLEPMFANYGGIDSFYGPIRTVKCFEDNSMVKQAVAEPGDGAVLVVDAGGSHRCAMLGDMLAEQAAKNGWAGVVMYGCVRDVDILVTLPIGVQALGNHPRKSEKRGEGQRDIPVTFAGATLHPGQWLYADNNGIIIAEKPLELS, from the coding sequence ATGACCACTACACCCCCTGTCGTGACACCGGATTTATGTGATGCGTACCCTGACGTAACAGTGCTTGAACCAATGTTTGCTAACTACGGCGGCATCGACAGCTTTTACGGCCCTATTCGTACTGTTAAGTGTTTTGAAGACAACTCAATGGTTAAGCAAGCCGTTGCCGAACCCGGTGATGGAGCAGTACTGGTTGTAGATGCTGGCGGTTCACACCGTTGCGCCATGCTAGGTGATATGCTCGCCGAACAAGCTGCTAAGAACGGTTGGGCTGGTGTGGTGATGTATGGCTGCGTGCGTGACGTGGATATTCTTGTCACACTACCAATCGGCGTTCAAGCATTAGGTAACCACCCACGTAAAAGCGAAAAACGCGGCGAAGGACAACGTGATATTCCTGTCACGTTTGCTGGTGCCACGCTACACCCCGGACAATGGCTTTACGCAGATAACAACGGCATTATTATCGCCGAAAAACCACTTGAGCTTTCCTAA
- a CDS encoding glycerophosphodiester phosphodiesterase family protein gives MQPLNQLGYTLLRTLRDHLRPLIAYHLLFTLLASALLVPMIAWISQALLAQLNRTVVTNDALLALLFSPLGLVAMLVGLGFAFLLIYWQQTGMLLVAVRPKDNHYRLAFEALWLSTRRLPALAGLVILQVGSHLLLLAPFMMGLTWLYDVWLSGIDPYYLQQTRPASLWYFIACALPLLIIWLGLAAWLYLRWLLALPLVALDNCSPFQALRRSVHLTRGWHRSIGAAVLTLLIVIISLPIISTWLFDTVVTPLLWGLPEYNAVLVPAMLAYLTSYVLVTLTITFLGIATNALLTACLYLQLAHREMRPSPRSENAHPGRLAWAIELSVLLLAGLQAWWILNSFEIRDNVAVIAHRGSSMVAPENTLSAIRQALEDGSDAIELDVRLSADNQVLLYHDRSLARLTGDQREFGDLTRAELSKFDVGSWFGDAFQDERIAGLDDALALVRGRAGLMIDMKPSPGDEEKLARAVIATLEAESDIRYRCWATQNNVLNANANCGFPNVFLEMRMATMSPSMVTYLKQQAPDLRVTLLAQLILAGTLDRRQFDALGLRHNRITAQEIRLAALYNYEIHAWTVNDRTRMSTLIDLGVDAIITDYPDRLSELIEDRRALSDGGLMLVKLRNWLRQ, from the coding sequence ATGCAGCCGCTAAATCAATTGGGCTACACCCTACTTCGCACCCTACGCGACCATCTTCGTCCTCTCATTGCCTACCATCTACTCTTTACGCTATTAGCTTCTGCCCTTTTAGTGCCGATGATTGCCTGGATTTCTCAGGCATTGTTAGCACAACTCAATCGAACAGTGGTCACCAATGATGCATTACTTGCACTGCTATTTAGCCCCCTAGGCCTAGTGGCAATGCTCGTGGGTCTTGGTTTTGCATTCTTACTAATTTATTGGCAACAAACGGGCATGCTGCTAGTTGCCGTAAGACCTAAAGACAACCATTACCGACTCGCCTTTGAAGCACTTTGGTTGAGCACCCGCCGCTTGCCAGCCCTCGCAGGCCTAGTAATTCTTCAGGTGGGCTCCCACTTGCTACTCCTAGCCCCTTTTATGATGGGCTTAACGTGGCTTTATGATGTGTGGTTAAGCGGTATAGATCCTTACTATTTACAACAAACTCGTCCAGCCTCGCTTTGGTATTTTATTGCTTGCGCATTGCCTTTACTCATTATCTGGCTTGGACTAGCCGCATGGCTCTACCTGCGCTGGTTACTAGCACTCCCTTTAGTCGCACTGGACAACTGTTCACCCTTCCAAGCACTGAGGCGTAGCGTACATTTAACTCGTGGCTGGCATCGATCGATTGGTGCGGCAGTGTTAACACTACTGATCGTCATTATCAGCCTGCCGATAATCTCGACATGGTTATTTGATACTGTTGTGACGCCTCTCTTGTGGGGGCTACCCGAATATAATGCTGTGTTGGTTCCAGCGATGCTGGCTTATTTAACCAGCTACGTACTCGTTACGTTAACCATTACATTTTTAGGTATTGCCACCAATGCGCTGCTAACCGCCTGCCTTTACTTACAGTTAGCCCATCGCGAAATGCGCCCTTCCCCTCGTTCAGAAAACGCTCACCCTGGCCGTCTTGCGTGGGCGATTGAGCTGAGCGTGCTGCTTCTGGCTGGACTTCAAGCTTGGTGGATACTTAATAGCTTTGAAATACGCGATAACGTTGCGGTCATCGCCCATCGTGGAAGCTCAATGGTAGCGCCTGAGAATACCTTATCGGCAATAAGGCAAGCACTTGAAGACGGCTCTGATGCCATAGAACTGGATGTTCGCCTAAGTGCTGACAATCAAGTACTGCTCTACCATGATCGTAGCTTGGCGCGCCTGACTGGCGATCAACGAGAATTTGGTGACCTCACCCGAGCAGAATTGAGCAAATTTGATGTAGGCAGCTGGTTTGGCGACGCCTTTCAAGACGAAAGAATTGCTGGTTTAGATGATGCGTTGGCGCTAGTACGAGGACGTGCTGGCCTGATGATTGATATGAAGCCATCACCAGGCGACGAAGAAAAGCTCGCTCGCGCTGTGATAGCAACCCTTGAGGCAGAAAGCGACATTCGTTACCGCTGCTGGGCAACCCAGAATAACGTGCTCAATGCGAATGCGAACTGTGGGTTTCCAAATGTGTTCCTGGAAATGCGGATGGCAACCATGTCGCCCAGTATGGTTACCTATTTAAAACAACAAGCCCCTGACTTACGCGTCACTTTACTTGCCCAACTAATACTGGCTGGCACATTGGATCGACGCCAATTTGATGCGCTTGGCCTGCGCCATAACCGCATCACAGCGCAAGAAATACGCTTGGCTGCGCTTTATAATTACGAAATACATGCCTGGACAGTTAATGACCGAACGCGCATGTCTACCCTCATAGATCTTGGAGTTGATGCGATCATCACCGACTATCCAGACCGCTTAAGTGAACTAATAGAAGACCGCCGCGCATTAAGCGACGGCGGTCTCATGTTGGTAAAGCTCCGCAACTGGTTACGGCAATAG
- the miaE gene encoding tRNA-(ms[2]io[6]A)-hydroxylase — MSIQLNTLEPVGHSLQADDLLPECLHQFLACPTPDAWLQWALDNPEILLVDHAQCEKKAASTAMSLLYRYVDQPLLLSKMSQLAREELLHFEQVVGLMEKRGVAYTHLTASRYAEGLRKHLRSNDPDRLIDVLIIGALIEARSCERFARLIPYLDEELAKFYRTLVKSEGRHFEDYLLLAKQQTTASIDDRVAFFVAREAELITSPDTAFRFHSGVPA, encoded by the coding sequence ATGTCGATACAATTAAATACGCTGGAACCCGTGGGACATTCGCTACAAGCAGATGATTTATTGCCAGAATGTCTCCATCAGTTTCTTGCTTGCCCAACGCCAGATGCATGGCTGCAATGGGCACTGGATAACCCTGAGATACTTCTTGTTGATCACGCTCAGTGTGAAAAGAAAGCCGCTTCGACGGCAATGAGCTTGCTCTATCGTTATGTTGATCAGCCGTTATTATTAAGCAAGATGTCGCAGCTGGCTCGAGAGGAGTTACTGCATTTTGAGCAGGTCGTTGGCTTAATGGAGAAGCGTGGCGTGGCCTACACGCACCTTACGGCTTCACGCTATGCCGAAGGCTTACGTAAGCATCTTCGCAGTAACGACCCGGACCGCTTGATTGATGTGTTAATCATTGGTGCGCTTATTGAGGCACGTAGCTGCGAACGCTTTGCACGCTTGATACCTTATTTAGATGAAGAGCTTGCAAAGTTTTATCGCACATTGGTGAAGTCCGAAGGCCGTCATTTTGAAGATTATCTGCTGCTTGCTAAACAGCAAACAACGGCATCAATAGATGACAGAGTCGCTTTTTTTGTGGCGCGTGAAGCGGAGTTGATTACTTCGCCAGATACGGCTTTTCGTTTTCACAGCGGTGTGCCAGCGTAG
- the acnB gene encoding bifunctional aconitate hydratase 2/2-methylisocitrate dehydratase — translation MLEAYRQHVEERAAEGVPPKPLNAEQVAALIELLKNPPAGEEEFVLDLITNRVPPGVDEAAYVKAGFLTAIAKGEATSPLIDKIHAVKLLGTMQGGYNIVSMVELLDNEELAREAGEQLKHTLLMFDAFHDVEERAKKGNTVAKDVIQSWAEAEWFLSKPALEEKITLTVFKVPGETNTDDLSPAPDAWSRPDIPLHANAMLKNEREGIEPEVQGTTGPLKQIEGVKAKGFPVAYVGDVVGTGSSRKSATNSVLWFFGDDIPYVPNKRAGGFCFGGKIAPIFFNTMEDSGALPVEMDVSNLEMGDVIDVYPYEGKVCKHGTDEVLTTFELKTQLILDEVRAGGRIPLIIGRGLTGKARESLGLEPSDVFRLPDQPVDTGKGFTLAQKMVGKACGLDGVRPGMYCEPKMTTVGSQDTTGPMTRDELKDLACLGFQADLVMQSFCHTAAYPKPVDVDTHHTLPDFIMNRGGVSLRPGDGIIHSWLNRMLLPDTVGTGGDSHTRFPLGISFPAGSGLVAFAAATGVMPLDMPESVLVRFKGERQPGVTLRDLVHAIPLYAIKKGLLTVEKSGKKNAFSGRVLEIEGLEDLTVEQAFELSDASAERSAAGCTITLSEESVTEYLKSNITLLKWMMANGYGDERTISRRIEGMEAWLANPSLMRADNDAEYAEVIEIDLSEIKEPVLCAPNDPDDARLLSDVAGEKIDEVFIGSCMTNIGHFRAAGKLLEKQPAGSLKTRLWLAPPTKMDQHQLTEEGYYGIYGRAGARMEMPGCSLCMGNQARVAAKSTVVSTSTRNFPNRLGDGANVYLASAELAAVAAVEGRLPTVEEYQRYMSEFDALAGEIYRYMNFHEIEEYQKIASNVIPVAQEA, via the coding sequence GTGCTTGAAGCTTACCGCCAACATGTCGAGGAACGCGCTGCTGAGGGCGTACCGCCCAAGCCCCTGAACGCCGAACAAGTTGCTGCCTTAATTGAGCTACTTAAGAATCCGCCGGCAGGTGAAGAAGAGTTTGTCCTTGATCTAATCACTAACCGAGTCCCCCCAGGCGTTGATGAGGCAGCTTATGTAAAAGCAGGTTTCTTAACTGCGATTGCTAAAGGTGAAGCCACCTCTCCGTTAATCGACAAAATCCATGCCGTCAAACTCCTCGGCACCATGCAAGGCGGTTATAACATCGTCTCCATGGTCGAGCTATTAGACAACGAAGAACTTGCTCGTGAAGCTGGTGAACAGCTCAAGCACACTCTCCTAATGTTTGATGCGTTCCATGACGTTGAAGAGCGCGCCAAGAAAGGCAATACCGTTGCTAAGGACGTTATTCAGTCATGGGCTGAAGCAGAGTGGTTCCTCTCCAAGCCTGCACTGGAAGAGAAGATTACATTAACGGTCTTCAAGGTGCCTGGTGAAACCAACACCGATGATCTATCTCCAGCACCTGATGCATGGTCGCGTCCAGACATCCCGCTACATGCCAACGCTATGCTCAAAAACGAGCGCGAAGGTATTGAGCCTGAAGTTCAAGGAACAACCGGCCCGCTGAAACAAATTGAAGGCGTCAAAGCAAAAGGCTTCCCTGTTGCCTATGTTGGCGATGTTGTAGGTACCGGTTCTTCACGTAAGTCTGCCACCAACTCTGTACTCTGGTTCTTTGGCGACGACATCCCTTACGTACCTAACAAGCGCGCTGGTGGCTTCTGTTTTGGCGGTAAAATCGCGCCCATCTTCTTCAATACGATGGAAGACTCTGGTGCATTGCCGGTTGAAATGGATGTTTCTAACCTGGAAATGGGCGATGTTATCGATGTCTATCCTTACGAAGGTAAAGTGTGCAAGCACGGTACCGACGAAGTACTGACAACATTTGAACTCAAGACCCAGTTAATTCTTGATGAAGTGCGCGCAGGTGGCCGCATTCCGTTAATTATTGGTCGCGGCTTAACGGGTAAGGCCCGTGAATCACTAGGCCTTGAGCCTTCTGATGTTTTCCGCCTACCGGACCAGCCGGTTGATACGGGCAAAGGTTTCACCCTAGCTCAAAAAATGGTCGGTAAGGCTTGCGGTCTGGACGGCGTGCGCCCCGGCATGTACTGCGAACCTAAGATGACCACCGTTGGCTCTCAGGACACGACTGGGCCGATGACTCGTGATGAGTTAAAAGACTTAGCGTGCCTAGGCTTCCAAGCCGACTTGGTCATGCAATCATTCTGTCACACAGCAGCCTATCCAAAGCCTGTCGATGTGGATACGCATCACACATTGCCTGACTTCATCATGAACCGTGGCGGCGTCTCTCTTCGCCCTGGTGACGGCATCATCCACAGCTGGTTGAACCGCATGCTGCTGCCCGACACGGTGGGAACCGGTGGTGACTCTCACACTCGCTTCCCGCTGGGCATTTCGTTCCCAGCAGGTTCTGGTCTAGTGGCATTTGCTGCCGCGACTGGCGTCATGCCGTTGGACATGCCGGAATCTGTGCTGGTTCGCTTTAAAGGTGAGCGCCAACCGGGTGTTACACTGCGCGACCTAGTTCACGCGATTCCACTCTATGCCATCAAAAAGGGCCTGCTAACCGTTGAAAAATCCGGTAAGAAGAACGCTTTCTCTGGTCGCGTCTTAGAAATTGAAGGACTTGAAGACCTGACTGTTGAGCAAGCTTTCGAGCTTTCCGACGCGTCAGCAGAGCGCAGTGCAGCAGGCTGCACAATCACACTGTCTGAAGAAAGCGTCACCGAGTACCTCAAATCCAACATCACACTGCTAAAGTGGATGATGGCGAATGGGTATGGAGATGAACGCACTATCAGCCGTCGTATTGAAGGTATGGAAGCATGGCTTGCCAACCCAAGCTTAATGCGTGCTGATAACGATGCAGAGTATGCTGAAGTTATCGAAATCGATCTGAGTGAAATTAAAGAGCCAGTTCTTTGCGCACCGAACGATCCAGATGATGCCCGTCTGTTATCAGACGTGGCTGGTGAAAAGATTGATGAAGTGTTTATCGGCTCGTGCATGACCAACATCGGCCATTTCCGCGCAGCGGGTAAGTTACTTGAAAAACAGCCTGCGGGTAGCCTGAAAACGCGTCTTTGGTTAGCACCGCCGACCAAGATGGATCAGCACCAACTTACCGAAGAAGGCTATTACGGCATTTATGGCCGTGCTGGCGCCCGTATGGAAATGCCGGGATGCTCACTGTGTATGGGTAACCAGGCACGCGTTGCAGCGAAAAGCACCGTGGTGTCTACGTCTACACGTAACTTCCCGAACCGTCTGGGTGATGGTGCCAATGTTTATCTCGCCTCAGCGGAACTGGCAGCTGTTGCTGCCGTGGAAGGTCGTCTTCCAACTGTAGAAGAGTACCAGCGCTATATGAGTGAATTTGACGCTCTCGCTGGGGAAATATATCGTTACATGAACTTTCACGAAATCGAGGAGTATCAAAAAATCGCCTCGAACGTGATACCGGTTGCTCAAGAAGCGTAA
- the ggt gene encoding gamma-glutamyltransferase codes for MLPKRMLSLTGLMLVPLYSWGFSYEVPSITPEVGSGFEEKPGWEVSTFAVAAANPLATDAGYQVLKAGGNAIDAAVAVQMVLTLVEPQSSGIGGGAFLMHYDGHDVQAYDGRETAPAAVTGELFIENGEPLEFADAVASGLSVGVPGTVRMLEMAHAEHGQLPWKELLTPAITLAEEGFGVSQRLHTSLANDTALRDNVLASDFYYTGDGEPIAVGETLKNPALAAILRRIAEEGSVALYEGDIAEDLVERVQSHPVRPGTLTSDDMSGYAALEREPLCTPWQQWEVCGFPPPSSGHLTVMQILGMLEQQPLLEAPLEDGVSSSGWLHQFLEASRLAFADRGRYIGDPDFVEAPGGDWSLMLAPDYLANRSALIDEQSMGGSAKPGNPGELSISVASQPEQPEYGTSHISIVDAEGNALAMTTTIEQAFGSRILADGGTGLAGGYLLNNELTDFSFVPEIDGEPVANRVEPGKRPRSSMSPTLVFDQESGELVASLGSPGGAAIIHYTARTLVAMRDWGLNAQEALNLPHAITLGGDVFIEEGRFPEETIEALRERGHTVNERELTSGLQAIMRLEDGSLFGGADPRREGVVMGD; via the coding sequence ATGTTGCCTAAACGGATGTTATCGCTAACGGGCTTAATGTTAGTGCCTCTATATAGCTGGGGGTTTAGTTATGAAGTGCCCTCTATTACTCCTGAAGTAGGATCAGGTTTTGAAGAGAAGCCTGGCTGGGAGGTTTCGACATTTGCGGTAGCGGCAGCAAATCCGTTGGCAACCGATGCGGGTTATCAGGTGCTGAAAGCCGGTGGCAATGCCATTGATGCCGCCGTAGCGGTGCAAATGGTACTGACACTTGTTGAACCTCAGTCGAGTGGTATCGGTGGTGGTGCCTTTTTGATGCATTACGATGGGCATGATGTACAGGCTTATGATGGCCGTGAAACCGCACCTGCGGCAGTGACCGGTGAGCTATTTATCGAGAACGGTGAGCCACTTGAATTTGCCGATGCAGTGGCGAGCGGTTTATCTGTTGGTGTGCCTGGCACCGTACGTATGCTTGAAATGGCGCACGCAGAGCATGGCCAGTTGCCTTGGAAAGAGCTGCTAACCCCTGCCATTACGCTTGCAGAAGAAGGTTTTGGAGTTAGCCAACGCTTGCACACTAGCTTAGCGAATGACACCGCTCTGCGTGATAATGTGCTGGCAAGTGACTTTTACTACACCGGTGACGGGGAGCCGATAGCCGTTGGTGAAACGCTTAAAAATCCTGCATTGGCTGCTATTTTGCGCCGTATTGCCGAAGAGGGTAGCGTCGCGCTTTATGAAGGAGATATTGCAGAAGATCTTGTTGAGCGTGTTCAATCACACCCTGTGCGCCCAGGTACGCTAACGTCAGATGACATGAGTGGTTATGCGGCCCTAGAAAGAGAACCACTGTGCACGCCTTGGCAGCAGTGGGAAGTGTGCGGTTTCCCGCCACCTTCGTCGGGCCACCTGACGGTGATGCAAATTTTAGGCATGCTAGAACAGCAGCCTTTACTGGAAGCGCCGTTAGAGGATGGTGTGAGTAGCAGCGGTTGGCTACACCAGTTTTTAGAGGCGTCTCGCTTAGCATTCGCTGACCGTGGTCGCTATATCGGCGACCCTGACTTTGTTGAGGCACCGGGTGGTGATTGGTCGCTCATGCTAGCACCTGATTATTTAGCTAACCGAAGTGCATTGATTGATGAGCAAAGCATGGGTGGGAGTGCTAAACCAGGTAATCCTGGCGAGCTTTCGATTAGTGTTGCAAGCCAACCTGAGCAGCCTGAGTATGGTACCAGCCACATTAGCATTGTGGATGCAGAGGGCAACGCACTTGCAATGACGACCACCATCGAGCAAGCATTTGGTTCACGTATTTTAGCCGACGGTGGAACTGGGTTGGCGGGTGGTTATTTGCTGAATAATGAGCTGACGGATTTTTCGTTTGTTCCCGAGATAGACGGTGAACCTGTCGCCAACCGTGTTGAGCCTGGCAAGCGGCCTCGTTCAAGCATGAGTCCAACGCTAGTGTTTGATCAAGAAAGTGGAGAGCTAGTGGCAAGCTTGGGCTCACCAGGCGGTGCCGCCATTATTCATTATACTGCTCGCACCTTGGTGGCTATGCGCGACTGGGGGTTGAACGCGCAGGAAGCGCTGAATCTACCTCACGCTATCACTCTGGGTGGTGATGTGTTTATTGAGGAGGGGCGCTTTCCTGAGGAGACGATTGAAGCACTTCGTGAGCGTGGGCATACCGTCAACGAGCGTGAGCTTACTAGCGGACTGCAAGCCATTATGCGCTTGGAGGACGGCAGCTTATTCGGGGGCGCCGACCCGCGTCGTGAAGGCGTTGTGATGGGAGACTAA
- the ppsR gene encoding posphoenolpyruvate synthetase regulatory kinase/phosphorylase PpsR, whose protein sequence is MKRTAFFISDGTGITAESLGRSLLAQFSDVEINMLTKPYIDTLEKAQALAEIIESTANRDGHRPIIIDTIVDQDIRNVIRQASGFKVDIFSTFLEPLEQELETHSSYSVGRTHSIGSDDVYMDRIHSVHFALDNDDGARTHQYDKADIILVGVSRCGKTPTSLYLALQFGIRAANYPLTEDDLDEDGSLKLPKVLAPHRHKLFGLTIDARRLAAIRNERRPNSRYSSMDQCLQEVGQAESLYRSMHIPFIDTTRFSVEEISTRMIAETGLTRRFSPR, encoded by the coding sequence ATGAAGCGTACAGCTTTTTTTATTTCAGATGGCACTGGCATTACTGCGGAAAGCCTTGGGCGTAGCCTCTTGGCCCAATTTAGTGATGTTGAAATTAATATGTTAACCAAGCCTTACATCGACACGTTAGAAAAGGCACAGGCATTAGCAGAAATAATCGAGTCTACTGCTAACCGCGATGGTCACCGTCCTATTATTATTGACACCATCGTAGATCAGGACATTCGCAATGTTATTCGGCAAGCCTCTGGATTTAAGGTAGATATTTTCTCCACCTTTCTAGAGCCGCTCGAACAAGAATTAGAAACGCACTCTTCCTATAGTGTTGGCAGGACGCACTCAATTGGTAGCGATGATGTCTATATGGATCGCATCCATTCAGTACACTTTGCACTAGATAATGATGACGGTGCTCGCACCCATCAATACGATAAAGCCGATATTATTTTGGTCGGCGTCTCTCGTTGCGGTAAAACGCCCACGTCTCTTTATTTAGCGCTTCAGTTTGGCATACGAGCAGCTAACTACCCATTGACTGAAGATGACCTGGATGAAGATGGCAGCTTGAAGCTACCTAAAGTGCTAGCACCGCATCGCCATAAATTATTTGGCCTGACAATTGATGCCCGCAGACTAGCAGCGATTCGCAATGAGCGGCGCCCAAATAGCCGTTACAGCTCAATGGATCAATGTTTACAAGAAGTTGGTCAAGCAGAATCGCTTTACCGTTCGATGCATATCCCGTTTATCGATACAACGCGCTTCTCGGTAGAAGAGATTTCAACGCGTATGATTGCCGAAACAGGCTTAACGAGGCGTTTTTCACCTCGCTAA